In Acidobacteriota bacterium, one DNA window encodes the following:
- a CDS encoding methyltransferase domain-containing protein, producing MEKGLKLTEADYHWRAQACPICVSEPARYLGRRGGAAHRQCLGIETRLWRCGGCGLIFPNPMPIPKGGLEQHYGLPPEEYFAAHDEAGKAESAVRLLQKAETLGRGKGRLLDVGAGRGEILYAAKQAGWEVVGIEPSPPFARWAARNSGVEVLTEAIENCSLPAESFEVVILAAVLEHLYEPDAVIRSIARVLRPGGLLFVDVPNEAGLYFHIGNLYQRLRLRNWVVNLSPTFSPFHVFGFTPQSLRRLLAKHGLTPLEWRMYGGTSLVPHTGGWLSAAEKAAARIISDLSNYVEMGTYIETWARKA from the coding sequence GTGGAAAAAGGGCTTAAGCTCACGGAAGCTGACTATCACTGGCGTGCGCAAGCCTGCCCCATCTGTGTGTCTGAACCAGCCAGGTATTTAGGCCGGCGTGGCGGCGCCGCGCATCGGCAATGTTTAGGTATTGAAACGCGCCTCTGGCGCTGCGGCGGCTGTGGGTTGATCTTCCCCAACCCGATGCCCATTCCGAAAGGCGGTTTGGAGCAGCATTATGGATTGCCGCCCGAAGAGTATTTTGCGGCTCACGACGAAGCGGGCAAAGCCGAGAGCGCAGTACGTTTGTTGCAAAAGGCTGAAACGCTAGGCCGTGGCAAAGGGCGCTTGTTGGATGTTGGGGCCGGGCGTGGCGAGATTTTGTACGCGGCCAAACAGGCGGGTTGGGAGGTTGTCGGCATCGAGCCATCGCCGCCGTTCGCCCGTTGGGCGGCGCGCAATTCCGGCGTAGAAGTGCTAACCGAAGCCATCGAAAATTGCAGCCTGCCTGCTGAATCGTTTGAGGTCGTTATCCTGGCTGCCGTGTTGGAACATCTGTATGAACCGGATGCTGTCATTCGTTCCATTGCGCGGGTCTTGAGACCCGGCGGACTGCTCTTTGTGGATGTTCCGAACGAGGCGGGACTCTATTTTCACATCGGTAATCTTTATCAACGATTACGTTTGCGGAATTGGGTGGTTAATCTTTCGCCGACCTTCTCGCCCTTTCATGTTTTCGGGTTTACCCCGCAATCCTTGCGCCGGTTATTGGCAAAACATGGCCTGACGCCGCTGGAATGGCGCATGTATGGTGGAACCAGCCTAGTGCCGCACACGGGCGGGTGGCTCAGCGCTGCGGAAAAGGCGGCGGCACGCATCATTTCGGATTTGAGTAATTATGTCGAAATGGGGACTTACATCGAGACATGGGCGCGTAAGGCCTAA
- a CDS encoding DUF11 domain-containing protein, with amino-acid sequence MRITHTQHLTTRRAFLISGAVLILAGLVFAFAPMRPVAAARQALVARVQASAAAEKILSVAPAPLRTAIKKQLLPSTYKNAAAPVATAAMFTPYNITKSATPPSGSSVGQGQIITYTITITNGATADTTAGNGFIRSFDTSTTQGLFQFNPAFPTGVMTQPGGGSAWGPCTITPNGNGTNQFTCYAGDGIGGGADTFAANQTVVLKVDMLVSPAATPNNIINDTAFFETDLDGNGVDEVFIGSNIVSHIVAPSADLAITKFAQTAQPPLPDPQNSVLAGGNSVGMISLGSIGNEGRGNISYVLTVNNLGPANATNVIIEDQVPGGPVQLAGVNAPPQDYPVAGPVPGQPIIPAALGVIAVSIANDTGGPPVGTATTFAIGCHDFGAGALLTCRPGNNIAINPGYTPGVLPAGFQARIAYRLRVLASATLNQIIGNSARITSNGSEDINAGNNTSLTTSNVVITKADLGITKVTSNPTPTAGGAAFSYTLVVTNNGPSDAQNIVVTDPLPPGIVFQNVGVVNNPAIAGYGLICTGPPNATNGTVTCTGSLPGPDPNTAAVSTSTIFIVAQIVPNVASGVRTNTATVASATQEPTPNVAPNTASVQQNIVVDAPLSITKAGPATICAGDTYTYHITVNNGGSSTALNATISDPLPANTTFLNLSGNGGFLTGCSHNGGTPGTVTCAAVDIPTGQSTLDITVKLSPTAPSGALANTATITTAGTGTIAVGTSTSTATVNHCSDLQITKDDSPDAVLAGQDINYTITVKNVGPSDIGAGEFVVADAPFPPTGTTLKTGTVITAAGFSCNLATAFPCTATSALSAGASATIKFTVTVNANFNGGQPGGFINNTATVNIVAGSNAIDPVSANNTSTVNTPVGPSADLSVQKASYTLAGSAFDAQVTAGGAISAAPPALPVPIVTGQGEIFYGLTYRNSGLGDAVNVHIRDVIPANVQFVAGSIVVTPAAGPALTCTVSPLPTQLDCTPTGGGTLPAGANGTISFRTRVLANVAEGTAIKNTATIHSEGVGATPATPDPNGGNNLSNETQNRVRTEANLAITKTGPASVNAGANITYTLTVTNNGVSDAQNVVVKDTLPPNVSFVSASSTNNQFTCTPDNGNAGVVNCTAATLIANDPNIIPPRSGSNTATITLVGKVAASVANGTVLANNATVSATTSDPVLANNAVGPVNTTVTTDSAVTVIKTDNPDPVVAGTNLTYTITVNNNGPSDAQAVSVVDTLPPATQVQFLSATGTGVFSAANSCAQAANVVTCTAIPGGVFPAGATANITIVVKVLPSVPPNALPQNPDDPAGLLNTVVINWSDSNGVVGPLVAQTATSTQRTTVRHESDMSIKKEAPDFGIAGTRIDYRLTLRNLGPSDVLGDNPPQGNPPTGAGSIIVRDVLPVGTTLANIANNPFVPANGPGGFTCTYTAATREVLCKNAPGAAGNFFAGASLDIIVKVDIDSNVPDGTNLVNCATVTLRNTNPTPEIDPLGGGQHNDADVVTVAANGNNQSCDTTLVRGSADLGIAKTSSPVVDPDGAGPLVPVALPPANSPTGSVAAGGYIRYDVPFGNAGPSSAVNVRITDNVPGNTAFVGALATGGVFVPAAQPPALPFTFTIQADTTPAAPINLTCTVAGNPGTAQITCVPADNTGVNPAFLAGVLPASYTGTLTFFVKVNESVSGGTIVGNAANITSAPQGSTPGTSDPNPGNNTSLTTSNLVVANSQLAITKVVQNGTFAQALPATTTVFGLTNANQLVRFNAATPGTLIGAPLAIVGLQAGESVRGIDVRPATGVLYGLGVTGGTTGRLYTIDTVTGAATQIGASFTLPQSAGVAAGTDYGFDFNPTVDRIRVTANSRDNFRLNPITGAVAGVDTALTAGAQVTGAAYDRNNAGATQTTLYGIDFNTDQLVTIGGINGVPSPNTGAVTTVGNLGVNTSADVGFDVTSGGGATAYASLNVAGASGLYTINLASGAATLVGNVPGVTLVDIAAGQTGLVPGTLATYRINVVNNGPSDVSNVRVLDLIPANAKYVAINQIAPFSATFTCAAPTGIVDPAGNGGQVQCTAPLLSANAPNNTAAFDITVFIDPATKVDVTNTAIINATINNFNTSTSATAVQTNAVGPTSDIVTVKSHTNTSADGLSVVAGTIFEYTIDVTNNGPSTAAMPRLNDIIPAFQTIVAKAGVVPQVADITLPTGWTCAPANLIGFGNGATLVCDGPALPPNKKQNGDPNPAGTIQFKFKVRQDPNTPQPAPTFYDNCVTFESMSFDPTTAGDGPTVQAGLPDTTADANGRFVNSSVCDRVNITFVSPLTAAKVDTPDPVIAGNLLTYTITASPQGPSAALNFTISDLLPQGTAFVSAVASSGATLTTPTVFPAVGSVGTGVAGGPTVTAVWDAAGGTAGGLTPVGTVRTLTIVVRVCADFQQIRNLTDAQMCVQNLTNNANIFSLTPPNLVGNPVVASATTTVQAQSDLSIAKSGPASAIPDSVVTYTLTVNNAGPSNANGVVVTDVLPKGFTLVNNSVTITAGAGGGGIAAPNATTATDAAGTQTVTINLGVVGAANQCAAPRATQVIITLQARVPKKHPNIIVTNTATVTSTNCLPETGTLAVQANPLSGFASIITPGTLLLANNRAFFDTIIGPPPNDPGPGSVPGYPATAEISDQKAGSILMYPIYTSDAANPNSQNTRISVTNISSVEQATVHLFVVDGASCSVLDAFICLTPNQTATFLASDFDPGATGYIVAVAVDHNTGLPVAFNCLIGDEFVKFATGHQANLGAEAVAAVMVFPAGTDPSVTTVNLNFNGMNYNRLPALLVSDNIPSRADQNNTLLIVDAIGGNYTRSGATLVSLFGFVYDDAEVGLSYTQNVSTCQFRSQLSNSFPRLFNGFTNFIPAGRSGWMKLSSTSTTVGIIGAQINQNSNANSSSGAFNQGHNLHKLTLNSSVTLTVPIIPPACQ; translated from the coding sequence ATGCGAATTACACACACACAACACCTCACGACACGGCGCGCGTTCCTCATTAGCGGCGCAGTGTTGATTTTGGCAGGACTGGTCTTTGCTTTCGCGCCCATGCGGCCTGTGGCGGCTGCCCGCCAGGCTTTGGTGGCACGCGTGCAGGCCAGCGCGGCGGCGGAAAAGATATTATCTGTCGCTCCCGCACCCTTGCGCACCGCCATCAAAAAGCAACTTTTACCATCAACGTATAAAAACGCGGCTGCCCCTGTGGCGACAGCCGCGATGTTTACGCCCTACAACATCACCAAGTCTGCGACACCGCCCAGCGGCAGTTCAGTTGGGCAAGGGCAGATCATTACCTACACCATCACTATTACGAATGGTGCGACGGCTGATACGACGGCTGGTAATGGTTTCATTCGCTCTTTCGACACCTCGACGACCCAAGGGCTGTTCCAATTCAACCCGGCGTTCCCGACAGGTGTGATGACCCAGCCTGGCGGGGGGAGCGCTTGGGGGCCTTGCACGATCACTCCGAATGGAAATGGCACCAATCAGTTCACCTGCTATGCAGGCGATGGCATTGGTGGCGGCGCGGATACTTTTGCCGCTAACCAGACTGTAGTGCTCAAGGTGGACATGCTCGTGTCGCCCGCCGCGACACCAAATAACATCATCAACGACACCGCCTTCTTCGAGACCGACCTTGACGGCAATGGTGTTGATGAAGTGTTCATCGGTTCCAACATCGTGTCACACATCGTCGCGCCCTCCGCCGATTTGGCGATCACCAAGTTCGCACAGACTGCGCAGCCGCCGTTGCCCGATCCGCAGAACTCGGTTCTGGCGGGTGGCAATTCGGTGGGCATGATCAGCCTGGGCAGCATCGGGAACGAAGGGCGTGGCAACATCAGCTACGTCCTGACCGTCAACAACCTCGGTCCGGCCAACGCCACCAACGTCATTATTGAGGATCAAGTCCCAGGTGGGCCGGTACAGCTTGCGGGCGTGAATGCCCCGCCGCAAGATTATCCGGTCGCCGGGCCTGTGCCAGGCCAGCCGATCATTCCAGCGGCTCTGGGTGTGATTGCCGTGAGCATTGCCAATGACACGGGTGGGCCGCCGGTCGGTACTGCCACCACGTTTGCCATCGGCTGTCATGACTTCGGCGCGGGTGCGCTGCTGACGTGCCGTCCGGGCAACAACATCGCCATCAATCCGGGCTATACGCCGGGCGTATTGCCGGCGGGCTTCCAGGCGCGCATCGCCTATCGCCTCCGCGTGCTGGCTTCGGCCACGCTTAATCAAATTATTGGCAACTCGGCGCGGATCACCAGCAACGGCTCAGAAGACATCAATGCTGGCAACAATACCTCGCTGACGACTTCGAATGTGGTCATCACCAAGGCCGACCTGGGCATCACCAAAGTGACGTCGAACCCAACTCCGACGGCGGGCGGCGCGGCTTTCAGCTACACGTTGGTGGTAACCAATAATGGCCCATCGGACGCGCAGAACATCGTCGTGACCGATCCGCTGCCGCCGGGCATCGTCTTTCAGAATGTGGGAGTCGTGAACAATCCGGCCATCGCCGGGTACGGGTTGATCTGCACCGGGCCACCAAACGCCACCAATGGAACGGTCACTTGCACCGGCAGCCTGCCCGGCCCGGATCCGAACACGGCTGCGGTTTCTACTTCGACGATCTTTATCGTTGCGCAGATTGTACCGAATGTGGCGAGTGGCGTTCGCACCAACACCGCGACAGTTGCTTCCGCCACGCAGGAGCCTACGCCCAACGTTGCGCCCAACACGGCGAGCGTCCAGCAGAACATTGTGGTGGACGCGCCGCTTTCGATCACGAAGGCTGGCCCGGCGACGATTTGTGCCGGTGACACCTACACCTACCACATCACGGTCAATAATGGTGGCTCGAGCACGGCGCTCAACGCGACCATCAGTGATCCGCTGCCGGCGAACACTACGTTCCTGAATTTAAGCGGGAACGGCGGCTTCCTGACCGGCTGTTCACACAATGGCGGGACGCCGGGCACGGTGACTTGCGCGGCGGTGGACATCCCGACCGGTCAGAGCACGCTCGACATCACGGTCAAGCTGTCGCCCACCGCGCCGAGTGGGGCGCTGGCAAATACGGCAACCATCACGACTGCTGGTACCGGCACGATCGCGGTTGGCACTTCGACCAGCACGGCGACGGTCAATCATTGCTCCGATCTGCAAATCACCAAAGATGATTCGCCGGATGCGGTGTTGGCTGGTCAGGACATCAACTACACGATTACGGTCAAGAACGTCGGCCCCAGCGACATCGGCGCGGGTGAATTCGTTGTCGCAGATGCGCCTTTCCCTCCGACCGGTACGACGCTCAAGACTGGCACCGTGATTACTGCGGCAGGCTTTAGTTGCAACCTGGCTACGGCGTTCCCTTGTACTGCGACGTCAGCGTTGTCAGCAGGCGCATCGGCAACGATCAAATTTACTGTCACCGTCAACGCCAACTTTAACGGCGGCCAGCCGGGTGGCTTTATCAACAACACCGCGACGGTGAACATCGTCGCGGGATCAAATGCGATAGATCCGGTTTCGGCCAATAACACTTCGACAGTGAATACACCGGTTGGGCCGAGTGCCGATTTGTCTGTTCAGAAGGCTTCCTACACGCTGGCCGGTTCGGCTTTCGATGCGCAAGTGACGGCGGGCGGCGCGATCTCGGCGGCTCCGCCAGCTTTGCCGGTGCCAATTGTGACCGGTCAGGGCGAGATCTTCTACGGCTTGACCTATCGCAACAGCGGGCTGGGCGATGCGGTCAACGTTCATATTCGTGACGTGATTCCGGCGAATGTGCAATTCGTGGCAGGTTCGATTGTGGTGACACCGGCGGCTGGCCCAGCGCTGACTTGTACGGTCTCGCCACTGCCCACGCAACTTGATTGCACCCCGACGGGTGGCGGCACGTTGCCGGCGGGTGCCAACGGCACGATTTCGTTCCGCACGCGCGTGCTGGCAAACGTGGCTGAGGGCACGGCAATCAAGAACACTGCGACCATTCATTCAGAGGGCGTCGGCGCGACACCGGCCACACCTGATCCGAATGGCGGCAATAACCTCTCGAACGAAACGCAAAACCGCGTGCGCACCGAAGCGAACCTGGCCATCACCAAGACCGGTCCGGCCAGCGTCAATGCGGGCGCGAACATCACCTACACGCTAACGGTGACTAACAATGGCGTATCTGACGCGCAGAATGTGGTGGTCAAAGACACCTTGCCGCCCAACGTTAGCTTCGTCTCGGCTTCGAGCACGAACAATCAATTCACCTGCACGCCCGACAACGGCAATGCGGGCGTGGTCAATTGCACGGCGGCGACGCTGATTGCGAACGACCCGAACATCATTCCGCCGCGTTCGGGCAGCAACACCGCGACGATCACCCTCGTCGGCAAGGTAGCCGCGAGTGTCGCCAATGGCACGGTGCTGGCAAACAACGCCACCGTTTCAGCGACCACCAGCGATCCGGTACTGGCCAACAACGCGGTCGGTCCGGTCAACACGACCGTGACGACTGATTCCGCCGTGACCGTCATCAAGACGGACAATCCCGACCCGGTCGTGGCGGGCACCAATCTGACTTACACCATCACGGTCAACAATAACGGCCCTTCCGACGCGCAAGCTGTGAGCGTGGTTGACACGCTGCCGCCCGCGACGCAGGTGCAGTTCCTTTCCGCCACTGGTACGGGCGTCTTCAGCGCCGCCAACTCCTGCGCGCAAGCAGCGAACGTGGTGACATGCACCGCGATTCCGGGTGGCGTGTTCCCGGCAGGAGCGACGGCCAACATCACGATTGTCGTGAAAGTGCTGCCGAGCGTGCCGCCGAATGCCTTGCCGCAAAATCCGGATGATCCGGCTGGCCTGCTTAACACGGTGGTCATCAACTGGTCTGACAGCAATGGCGTGGTCGGCCCCTTGGTGGCGCAAACTGCGACTTCCACTCAGCGCACGACCGTGCGGCACGAGTCGGATATGTCCATTAAGAAAGAAGCGCCGGACTTCGGCATTGCGGGTACCCGCATTGATTACCGGTTGACGCTGCGGAACCTGGGGCCCAGCGATGTGCTGGGCGACAATCCGCCGCAAGGCAATCCGCCCACCGGGGCCGGTTCGATCATTGTCCGCGACGTGTTGCCAGTGGGCACCACGCTGGCGAACATCGCCAACAATCCGTTCGTGCCTGCCAATGGGCCGGGCGGCTTCACCTGCACCTACACGGCGGCGACGCGCGAAGTGCTCTGTAAGAACGCGCCCGGCGCGGCGGGCAACTTCTTCGCCGGGGCCAGTCTCGACATCATCGTCAAGGTTGACATTGATTCGAATGTGCCCGACGGCACGAACCTGGTTAATTGCGCGACGGTGACGCTGCGCAACACCAATCCGACGCCGGAAATTGATCCGCTCGGCGGCGGCCAACACAACGACGCTGACGTAGTGACGGTGGCGGCGAACGGCAACAACCAATCCTGCGACACGACGTTGGTGCGTGGGTCGGCTGATCTGGGCATCGCCAAGACTTCCAGCCCGGTGGTTGACCCGGATGGCGCAGGCCCGCTTGTGCCCGTGGCGCTGCCCCCGGCCAATTCGCCGACCGGTTCCGTGGCGGCGGGTGGTTACATCCGCTACGACGTGCCGTTTGGCAATGCTGGCCCGTCCAGCGCCGTCAATGTGCGCATCACGGACAACGTGCCGGGCAACACGGCCTTTGTCGGCGCGCTGGCGACCGGTGGCGTCTTCGTGCCGGCGGCGCAACCGCCCGCGCTGCCGTTCACCTTCACGATCCAGGCCGACACCACACCAGCGGCCCCGATCAATCTGACTTGCACGGTGGCGGGCAACCCCGGCACGGCGCAGATCACGTGCGTACCGGCGGACAACACGGGTGTGAATCCGGCCTTCCTGGCGGGCGTGTTGCCTGCCAGTTACACCGGCACGCTGACCTTCTTCGTCAAGGTCAACGAATCGGTTTCGGGCGGCACGATTGTGGGCAATGCGGCCAACATCACGTCCGCGCCACAAGGCAGCACGCCGGGCACCTCCGACCCGAACCCCGGTAACAACACCAGCCTGACGACCAGCAATCTGGTGGTCGCCAACTCGCAACTGGCGATTACCAAGGTCGTGCAGAACGGAACCTTCGCCCAGGCGCTGCCCGCGACGACGACCGTCTTTGGGTTGACCAATGCCAATCAATTGGTGCGGTTCAACGCGGCCACGCCGGGCACGCTGATCGGTGCGCCATTGGCAATCGTCGGTCTGCAAGCAGGCGAGTCGGTACGCGGCATTGATGTCCGTCCGGCGACGGGCGTGCTCTATGGGTTGGGCGTTACCGGCGGTACGACCGGGCGGCTTTACACGATTGACACAGTCACCGGCGCGGCGACGCAGATCGGCGCTTCGTTCACGTTGCCGCAATCGGCGGGCGTCGCGGCGGGCACGGATTACGGGTTTGATTTCAACCCGACCGTGGATCGCATTCGTGTGACGGCCAACAGCCGCGACAACTTCCGCCTCAACCCGATCACGGGTGCGGTGGCTGGCGTGGACACGGCGCTGACGGCAGGCGCGCAGGTGACAGGGGCGGCGTATGACCGCAACAACGCCGGGGCCACGCAAACGACGCTTTACGGCATTGACTTCAACACCGACCAGTTGGTGACCATCGGCGGCATCAACGGCGTGCCCTCGCCCAACACCGGCGCGGTCACGACCGTCGGCAATCTGGGCGTCAATACCAGTGCGGACGTGGGCTTCGACGTTACCAGTGGCGGGGGCGCGACGGCGTATGCCTCGCTCAACGTGGCTGGCGCTTCGGGCCTTTACACCATCAACCTGGCGTCGGGCGCGGCCACGCTGGTCGGCAATGTCCCAGGCGTTACCCTCGTGGACATCGCGGCGGGCCAGACGGGGCTGGTGCCGGGTACATTGGCGACTTACCGCATCAACGTCGTCAACAACGGGCCATCGGATGTCTCGAATGTGCGCGTCCTTGACCTGATCCCGGCGAATGCCAAGTACGTCGCGATCAATCAAATCGCGCCCTTCAGCGCCACCTTCACCTGCGCGGCGCCTACTGGCATCGTTGATCCGGCGGGGAACGGCGGTCAGGTGCAATGTACTGCCCCCTTGCTGTCGGCCAACGCGCCGAATAACACGGCGGCGTTCGACATCACCGTCTTTATTGATCCCGCGACGAAGGTTGACGTGACCAACACGGCGATCATCAACGCGACGATCAACAACTTCAACACCTCTACGTCGGCCACGGCGGTGCAAACCAACGCGGTTGGCCCGACTTCGGACATCGTGACGGTCAAATCGCACACGAATACCTCCGCCGACGGCCTCTCGGTCGTGGCGGGCACGATTTTCGAGTACACGATTGACGTGACCAACAACGGCCCAAGCACGGCGGCGATGCCGCGCTTGAACGACATCATTCCGGCCTTCCAGACCATCGTGGCGAAGGCGGGCGTGGTGCCGCAGGTCGCTGACATCACTCTGCCGACCGGCTGGACGTGCGCTCCGGCAAACTTGATCGGCTTTGGCAATGGCGCGACGCTGGTTTGCGACGGGCCAGCGCTGCCGCCGAACAAGAAGCAGAACGGCGATCCGAACCCGGCGGGCACGATTCAGTTCAAGTTCAAGGTTCGTCAAGACCCAAACACGCCGCAACCGGCGCCGACCTTCTATGACAACTGCGTGACCTTCGAGTCCATGTCGTTCGACCCGACCACGGCGGGCGACGGCCCGACGGTGCAAGCGGGCTTGCCGGATACGACGGCGGACGCCAATGGACGTTTCGTCAATTCCAGCGTCTGTGATCGCGTCAACATCACCTTTGTTTCACCGCTGACGGCCGCCAAGGTGGACACGCCTGACCCGGTCATCGCGGGGAATTTGCTGACCTACACGATCACGGCTTCGCCGCAAGGGCCGAGCGCGGCGCTCAACTTCACCATCAGCGATTTGCTGCCGCAGGGCACCGCCTTCGTTTCGGCGGTCGCCTCGTCCGGTGCAACACTAACCACGCCGACGGTCTTTCCTGCCGTTGGTTCGGTCGGTACTGGTGTGGCGGGTGGCCCGACGGTGACGGCGGTGTGGGATGCAGCGGGCGGTACGGCAGGCGGTTTGACGCCGGTCGGCACCGTGCGCACGCTGACCATCGTTGTGCGCGTCTGTGCGGACTTCCAGCAGATTCGCAACCTGACGGATGCGCAGATGTGCGTGCAGAACCTGACCAACAACGCGAATATCTTCTCGTTGACGCCGCCGAATCTGGTGGGCAATCCGGTCGTGGCGTCGGCGACGACGACGGTACAGGCGCAATCCGATCTGAGCATCGCCAAGAGCGGCCCGGCTTCGGCGATTCCGGATTCGGTAGTGACCTACACCTTGACGGTCAACAATGCGGGGCCGTCCAACGCGAATGGCGTAGTCGTGACCGACGTGCTGCCGAAAGGCTTCACGCTGGTGAACAATAGCGTGACCATCACGGCGGGCGCTGGCGGCGGCGGCATCGCTGCTCCGAACGCGACGACGGCGACCGATGCGGCTGGCACGCAAACGGTGACGATCAATCTGGGCGTGGTCGGCGCGGCCAATCAATGCGCCGCCCCGCGCGCGACACAGGTCATCATTACCCTGCAAGCGCGGGTGCCCAAGAAGCATCCGAACATCATCGTGACCAACACGGCGACCGTCACTTCGACGAACTGTCTGCCGGAAACGGGCACGCTGGCGGTGCAAGCGAATCCGCTCTCGGGCTTCGCCTCGATCATCACACCGGGGACGCTGCTGTTGGCGAACAACCGCGCGTTCTTCGACACGATCATTGGCCCGCCGCCGAACGATCCTGGCCCAGGTTCGGTGCCAGGCTACCCGGCGACGGCTGAGATCAGTGATCAAAAGGCGGGTTCGATCCTGATGTATCCGATCTATACCTCGGATGCGGCGAACCCGAACTCGCAGAACACGCGCATCAGCGTCACCAACATCTCAAGTGTTGAACAGGCGACGGTGCACTTGTTCGTGGTGGATGGCGCTTCCTGCTCCGTGCTGGATGCCTTCATCTGCCTGACGCCGAATCAGACCGCGACATTCCTGGCTTCGGACTTCGATCCGGGCGCCACGGGGTACATTGTGGCGGTGGCAGTTGATCACAACACTGGCTTGCCGGTCGCATTCAACTGTCTGATCGGTGATGAGTTCGTGAAGTTCGCGACGGGGCACCAGGCCAACCTGGGTGCCGAAGCGGTGGCGGCAGTGATGGTGTTCCCGGCGGGCACGGATCCCTCTGTGACCACTGTGAACCTGAACTTCAACGGCATGAATTACAACCGGTTGCCGGCGTTGCTGGTGTCCGACAATATTCCGAGCCGGGCCGATCAGAACAACACGTTGCTGATTGTGGACGCGATTGGCGGCAATTACACCCGCAGCGGCGCGACGCTGGTTTCGCTGTTCGGCTTTGTTTACGACGATGCCGAGGTCGGGTTGAGCTATACCCAGAACGTCTCGACCTGCCAGTTCCGTTCGCAGTTGAGCAACAGCTTCCCGCGGTTGTTCAACGGCTTTACGAACTTCATTCCGGCGGGCCGGTCGGGCTGGATGAAGCTGTCTTCGACCAGCACCACTGTCGGCATCATCGGTGCGCAGATCAATCAGAACTCGAATGCGAATTCGAGTTCCGGCGCGTTCAATCAAGGCCACAACTTGCATAAGCTGACCTTGAATTCGAGCGTCACGCTGACGGTGCCGATCATTCCGCCAGCTTGCCAATAA
- a CDS encoding carbon-nitrogen family hydrolase, with amino-acid sequence MNVFAVQLDIVWEDKAANHQKVRQLLDQTPPAPGSLVVLPEMFATGFSMRAAVISDTASQETQQFLAETAKAFGVYLAGGVVTTGKSGQGRNECVVYDPVGQEIARYCKRHPFTYGGESDHYEPGEEVCLFAWEGFKVAPFICYDLRFPESFRAAVKQGANLILVMANWPVTRIMHWEVLLQARAIENQAYVLGVNRTGQDPTLSYSGSSRIISPRGDLLVTATASEGVIQTEVSLADLERYRRDLPFLADMRG; translated from the coding sequence ATGAATGTATTTGCCGTCCAACTGGACATCGTCTGGGAAGACAAAGCCGCCAATCATCAGAAAGTGCGTCAGTTGCTCGATCAAACACCGCCCGCGCCTGGCTCGCTGGTCGTGTTGCCAGAGATGTTCGCAACCGGCTTCAGCATGCGGGCAGCCGTCATTTCTGACACCGCCTCACAAGAGACCCAGCAGTTCCTGGCGGAAACCGCCAAGGCCTTTGGCGTGTATTTGGCGGGCGGTGTCGTGACCACCGGCAAGTCAGGCCAAGGGCGCAATGAATGCGTGGTATATGACCCCGTCGGCCAGGAAATCGCGCGTTACTGCAAGCGGCATCCGTTTACCTACGGCGGTGAGTCCGACCACTATGAACCCGGCGAAGAGGTATGCCTGTTCGCTTGGGAAGGCTTCAAAGTCGCCCCGTTCATTTGCTACGACCTGCGTTTCCCGGAAAGCTTTCGCGCGGCGGTCAAACAGGGCGCGAACTTGATTTTGGTGATGGCCAACTGGCCGGTCACGCGCATCATGCATTGGGAAGTGTTGCTGCAAGCGCGTGCCATCGAAAACCAAGCTTATGTGTTGGGCGTCAACCGAACGGGTCAAGACCCCACGTTGTCATACTCTGGCAGCAGCCGCATTATCAGCCCGCGCGGCGACCTGTTGGTTACGGCGACGGCGTCTGAAGGTGTGATTCAAACTGAGGTGAGCCTGGCGGATTTGGAAAGATATCGCCGTGATTTGCCTTTTCTCGCTGATATGCGTGGCTAG